In Bosea sp. (in: a-proteobacteria), one DNA window encodes the following:
- a CDS encoding Zn-dependent hydrolase, with amino-acid sequence MRAQPRTPEGIRVRGGRVARLVEDFAGFGALTSGGVSRPCASRADGLARDRLSDMLREAGAEVLIDGVGNQFGLFGLAARNGQPAVMMGSHLDSQPRGGRIDGTLGVMAAVEVAELLMEAKRGGQGFERDFCIVNWTNEEGARFRPSLMGSGVFAGHRTQAEVLAACDDQGVSLADALSGIGYRGTDTPPPIPVFYLELHAEQAVRLERHGFQIGLVTRNWGAVKLDLVFEGEQAHTGPTPMSDRRDALLAASRAIVALRALADSEPEGLHSSVGRLLVSPNSSNVVPDRVVMTAEVRAADDGILGAAEEAMLRLIRDAAASANVEVGLSSRSSRLGQSLPAGPVDFLEDCAHAIGLPVMRLDTVAGHDALSFIGCCPTALVFVPSVNGLAHNEAERTRPEDMDAGTALMLEAAFRLCRGGDAAAAPDITASGGCEHRAGDALAPLRSRP; translated from the coding sequence ATGAGGGCGCAGCCCCGCACCCCTGAAGGAATCCGTGTCAGAGGCGGCCGGGTCGCGCGGCTGGTCGAGGATTTCGCCGGCTTCGGCGCCCTTACCAGCGGAGGCGTATCGCGGCCCTGCGCTTCCCGGGCCGATGGGCTCGCCCGCGACAGGCTGAGCGACATGCTGCGGGAAGCGGGTGCGGAGGTTCTGATCGACGGCGTCGGCAACCAGTTCGGGCTGTTCGGCCTCGCGGCGCGGAACGGGCAGCCTGCCGTGATGATGGGCTCGCATCTGGACAGCCAACCGCGCGGCGGCCGGATCGACGGAACCTTGGGCGTGATGGCGGCCGTCGAGGTCGCGGAGCTGCTCATGGAGGCGAAACGAGGCGGGCAAGGATTCGAGCGGGACTTCTGCATCGTCAACTGGACCAACGAGGAGGGCGCGCGCTTTCGTCCGAGCCTGATGGGCAGCGGGGTGTTCGCCGGGCATCGGACGCAGGCGGAGGTTCTTGCCGCATGCGATGATCAAGGCGTTTCGCTGGCCGATGCGCTTTCCGGGATTGGATATCGGGGGACGGATACGCCGCCGCCGATCCCCGTCTTCTATCTGGAGCTGCATGCGGAGCAGGCCGTAAGGCTTGAGCGCCACGGTTTCCAGATCGGCCTGGTGACCCGCAACTGGGGAGCCGTCAAGCTCGATCTCGTCTTCGAAGGCGAGCAGGCCCATACCGGGCCGACACCGATGAGCGACAGGCGAGATGCCCTGCTGGCCGCATCGCGTGCCATCGTCGCCTTGCGGGCACTCGCGGATTCCGAGCCCGAGGGTCTTCACAGCTCTGTCGGGCGCCTTCTGGTTTCGCCGAATTCGTCCAATGTCGTGCCGGACCGCGTCGTGATGACGGCCGAGGTCCGGGCCGCGGATGACGGCATTCTCGGCGCTGCCGAGGAGGCCATGCTTCGGCTTATCCGCGATGCCGCGGCGTCGGCGAATGTGGAGGTCGGCCTTTCGTCACGATCGTCCCGCCTCGGCCAATCCCTGCCGGCAGGGCCGGTCGATTTCCTCGAAGATTGCGCTCATGCGATTGGTCTTCCCGTCATGCGTCTGGATACCGTCGCCGGGCACGACGCGCTGAGCTTCATCGGCTGCTGCCCGACGGCGCTCGTCTTCGTGCCGAGCGTGAACGGCCTCGCCCATAACGAGGCCGAGCGGACGAGGCCGGAAGACATGGATGCCGGGACGGCCCTGATGCTCGAGGCGGCCTTCCGGCTGTGTCGCGGGGGCGATGCCGCAGCCGCCCCCGACATAACGGCTTCAGGCGGCTGCGAACATCGTGCCGGCGATGCTCTTGCCCCCCTTCGATCTCGACCTTGA
- a CDS encoding ABC transporter permease encodes MSGFRLFLKRFGQNRTAVAGLIVLVLVIAMAVFGPLLYPLDPFEMVDRPSLPPLDGYLLGTDVSGRDILAGVLHGARVSLLIGILASACATLIGIAIGAVAGYYGGTIDTILMRATDFFLTIPSFVFTVVVVAIFSPTVTNVILAIALVSWPSVARLARAEFLSHRTRDYVQACKLIGMGDGRIIIRQILPNALPPIIVVASLMVATAILTEAGLSFLGLSDPNVMSWGYMIGVARTVLRTAWWMAAIPGVLILVTVLAISLVGEALNDALNPRLHQR; translated from the coding sequence ATGAGCGGCTTTCGCCTCTTCCTCAAGCGGTTCGGTCAGAACCGCACCGCCGTCGCGGGCCTGATCGTACTCGTGCTGGTGATCGCCATGGCGGTCTTCGGACCGCTGCTCTATCCGCTCGACCCGTTCGAGATGGTCGATCGCCCGTCCTTGCCGCCGCTCGACGGCTATCTGCTCGGCACGGACGTCTCCGGGCGCGACATCCTCGCCGGCGTGCTGCATGGCGCCCGCGTCTCCCTGCTGATCGGAATCCTCGCCAGCGCCTGCGCCACCCTGATCGGGATCGCGATCGGAGCCGTCGCCGGCTACTATGGCGGCACGATCGATACCATCCTGATGCGTGCGACGGATTTCTTCCTGACGATCCCGTCCTTCGTCTTCACGGTCGTGGTGGTCGCGATCTTCTCGCCCACCGTCACCAATGTGATCCTCGCGATCGCGCTCGTCTCCTGGCCTTCGGTCGCCAGGCTCGCCCGGGCGGAATTCCTGTCGCACCGCACGCGCGACTACGTCCAGGCTTGCAAGCTCATCGGCATGGGCGACGGGCGGATCATCATCCGCCAGATCCTGCCGAACGCGCTGCCGCCGATCATCGTGGTGGCGTCGCTCATGGTCGCGACGGCGATCCTGACCGAGGCGGGACTGTCCTTTCTCGGGCTCAGCGACCCCAATGTGATGTCGTGGGGCTATATGATCGGCGTCGCGCGGACTGTCCTGCGGACGGCCTGGTGGATGGCGGCGATTCCCGGTGTCCTCATCCTCGTCACCGTGCTGGCGATCAGCCTGGTCGGAGAGGCGTTGAACGATGCCCTCAATCCGAGGCTCCACCAGCGATAA
- a CDS encoding ABC transporter permease, translated as MNQGGLSSFLRKLLHLVPVVIAIASLNFVLLKLAPGDAADILGGMTGSATVEYLEQLRRELGLDQPVWLQYVHYMKRMLTLDLGMSAIQGVPVIDLILQRLPATLILMLAALVIAVFCGVLAGVTAARFKGSWIDNLTSVLALVIYATPQFWLGLMLIVLFSITLGLLPSGGMMRIGVTQTPLSAALDIAHHLILPAVTLGLFYMAVYARLMRASMLEVLSLDYISTARAKGLSESKVTWRHAFRNALLPVVTLIGIQVGHLLGGSILVETVFGWPGLGRLIFDALLQRDTDLLLGILFISSVSVVLVSLIVDLIYGLLDPRSAVA; from the coding sequence ATGAATCAGGGCGGCCTGTCTTCATTCCTGCGGAAGCTCCTTCATCTCGTTCCCGTCGTCATCGCGATCGCGAGCCTGAACTTCGTCCTGCTCAAGCTCGCCCCCGGCGATGCCGCCGACATCCTCGGCGGCATGACGGGAAGCGCGACGGTGGAGTATCTCGAGCAGCTGCGCCGGGAACTCGGGCTCGATCAGCCGGTCTGGCTGCAATACGTCCACTACATGAAGAGGATGCTGACGCTCGATCTCGGCATGTCGGCGATCCAGGGCGTTCCCGTGATCGACCTCATCCTGCAGCGCCTGCCGGCGACCCTCATCCTGATGCTCGCCGCACTGGTCATCGCCGTGTTCTGCGGCGTGCTGGCCGGCGTCACGGCGGCCCGGTTCAAGGGGAGCTGGATCGACAACCTGACCTCCGTCCTCGCCCTCGTCATCTATGCCACGCCGCAATTCTGGCTCGGCCTGATGCTGATCGTGCTGTTCTCGATCACCCTGGGGCTTCTACCATCCGGGGGGATGATGCGCATCGGCGTCACGCAGACGCCGCTCAGCGCGGCGCTCGACATCGCTCATCACCTGATCCTGCCGGCCGTCACGCTCGGCCTGTTCTACATGGCCGTCTACGCCCGGCTGATGCGCGCCTCGATGCTCGAGGTGCTCTCGCTCGACTATATCTCGACCGCCCGCGCCAAGGGGTTGAGCGAGTCGAAGGTCACCTGGCGCCATGCCTTCCGCAACGCGCTGCTGCCGGTGGTGACCCTGATCGGCATCCAGGTCGGCCATCTCCTCGGCGGTTCGATCCTGGTCGAGACGGTCTTCGGCTGGCCCGGCCTCGGCCGGCTGATCTTCGACGCGCTGCTGCAACGGGACACCGATCTCCTCCTGGGGATTCTCTTCATCTCCTCGGTGAGCGTCGTTCTGGTCAGCCTGATCGTCGACCTTATCTACGGCCTGCTCGATCCCCGGAGTGCTGTGGCATGA